The following proteins come from a genomic window of Oculatellaceae cyanobacterium:
- a CDS encoding HEAT repeat domain-containing protein, producing MRELQETNQLDQLEELESYRQTYINVPVCSVLEVVEDTACQYLVILGDPGSGKSTLTQYLLLNWAEQKSRKIPLLIELRKYVKDRNLPKDFLEFFHQGSDVICRLNRHQLHQELAAGNALVMFDGLDEVFDPALRDAIITEIIRFTNEYKKVIVIVTSRIIGYKSQRLRDAHFKHFTLQDLELEQITDFINKWHNLAFGNHPDKLRLQARLIEAINYSPAIRELAGNPLLLTMMAILNRNQELPRDRAELYEQASRVLLQEWDVGKNLPIPVDTIGRQEKQAMLRKVAYFMQSAPEGLTGNLIKVDDLENILRNYLKNIEINSPYQIAKLIIKQLRERNFILCFLGADTYGFVHRTFLEYFCAWEFVWQFEKEKIIDIEFLINEVFGKNWKNESWHELLKLIAAMIEPKFVGEIINYLIQQSGEQYEFINLFLAADCLLEVRNWQDLKDISEILLEHLTKLTEYGDLSEILIRDTLIRIRSLTIEKIAKTWRDKDTTLPWLKSFIEQEFSQEYAFVPYAAVKAIAQNWQYELDTLSLIKKCSRYALNKYVRQSAALELGRLWRDDPETFTILVDVLKNDATPDVRWTVVRVISQYFSHHPQTKSLLQESCFDENFNVRFNAIKSIGNWYQESEIIDLLYRCAKNDPFVRTNPLEDNPRKTALEAIIKYYPENPYTWELLQDRATNDPDEQVREFTKEQLNHDRT from the coding sequence TTGAGAGAGTTACAAGAAACTAATCAATTAGATCAATTAGAGGAATTAGAAAGTTATAGACAAACTTATATTAATGTTCCTGTTTGCTCAGTACTAGAAGTGGTAGAAGATACTGCCTGTCAATATTTGGTAATTTTGGGAGATCCAGGTTCAGGTAAATCTACTTTGACTCAGTATCTTCTACTGAATTGGGCAGAACAAAAATCTCGGAAAATTCCTTTGTTGATTGAATTACGCAAATATGTTAAAGACCGTAATTTACCTAAAGATTTTTTGGAATTTTTTCATCAGGGGAGCGATGTAATCTGTCGTTTGAATCGTCATCAATTACATCAGGAACTAGCCGCAGGTAATGCTTTAGTTATGTTTGATGGCTTAGATGAAGTCTTTGATCCAGCTTTAAGAGATGCCATTATTACCGAAATTATTCGCTTTACTAATGAGTATAAAAAAGTTATAGTTATTGTAACGTCTCGAATTATTGGTTATAAATCACAACGCTTACGCGATGCTCATTTCAAACATTTTACCCTTCAAGATTTAGAGTTAGAACAAATTACTGATTTTATCAATAAATGGCATAATTTAGCTTTTGGTAATCATCCTGATAAATTAAGGTTACAAGCTCGTCTTATTGAAGCAATCAATTATTCACCAGCTATTAGAGAATTAGCTGGTAATCCTCTCTTATTAACAATGATGGCAATTCTCAACCGTAATCAAGAATTACCTAGAGACAGAGCAGAACTTTATGAACAAGCATCCAGAGTGTTATTACAAGAGTGGGATGTAGGTAAAAATTTACCCATTCCAGTTGATACTATTGGTCGTCAAGAAAAACAAGCAATGTTGCGTAAAGTTGCATATTTTATGCAATCAGCCCCAGAAGGTTTAACAGGTAATTTAATTAAAGTAGATGATTTAGAGAATATTTTACGTAATTATCTCAAAAACATTGAAATTAACTCGCCCTATCAAATTGCCAAACTAATTATCAAGCAACTTCGAGAACGTAACTTTATCTTATGCTTTCTAGGGGCCGATACTTATGGGTTTGTTCATCGTACTTTTTTAGAATATTTTTGTGCTTGGGAATTTGTTTGGCAATTTGAGAAAGAAAAAATTATAGATATAGAATTTTTAATCAATGAAGTCTTTGGTAAAAATTGGAAAAATGAATCATGGCATGAATTATTAAAATTAATTGCTGCTATGATTGAACCTAAATTTGTGGGTGAAATTATTAATTATTTAATTCAGCAATCTGGAGAACAGTATGAATTTATCAATCTGTTTTTAGCAGCCGATTGTTTATTAGAAGTTAGAAATTGGCAGGATTTAAAAGATATTTCAGAAATATTATTAGAGCACTTAACAAAATTAACTGAATACGGAGATTTATCCGAAATTCTTATTAGAGATACACTGATAAGAATTCGCTCTCTAACTATTGAGAAAATTGCTAAAACTTGGAGAGATAAAGATACAACTCTGCCTTGGCTCAAATCATTTATCGAACAAGAATTTTCTCAAGAGTATGCTTTTGTTCCTTATGCGGCAGTAAAAGCAATTGCTCAAAATTGGCAATATGAACTGGATACTTTATCCTTAATCAAAAAATGTTCTCGCTATGCTTTGAATAAATATGTTAGACAATCTGCTGCCTTAGAGCTAGGCAGACTTTGGCGAGATGATCCTGAAACATTTACTATTTTAGTTGATGTTCTAAAAAATGATGCTACTCCTGATGTTCGCTGGACAGTAGTGCGAGTCATAAGTCAATATTTTTCTCATCATCCTCAAACAAAATCATTACTTCAAGAAAGTTGTTTTGATGAAAATTTTAATGTCAGATTTAATGCCATAAAATCCATTGGCAATTGGTATCAAGAATCAGAAATCATAGATTTGCTCTATCGCTGTGCGAAAAATGATCCTTTTGTTAGAACTAACCCCTTGGAGGATAATCCTCGTAAAACTGCGCTGGAAGCAATTATTAAATATTATCCTGAGAATCCTTATACTTGGGAATTATTACAAGATAGGGCAACTAATGATCCAGATGAACAAGTGAGAGAGTTTACAAAAGAACAATTAAATCACGACAGAACGTAG